CGCGCCTCGGGGCTCAACGTCGGGAGCCAAGGGCACGGCGCCCGAAGGGTAGGGTCTGGCGACGATTTCACCTTCTTATTATCACCATAAGGGGCAGCTGCATCAAACCTTAAACCGGATTGGGATGCATGCTGCCGCTGTGTGAGGTGCTAATCTTCGTTTTCTTCGAGTTGATCGAGCGAAAAACGGCTTTCTCCACGTCGGACATAGGTAATGATTACGTCCTCTTTTTCCACACGATAGTAGACAAGGATAGGGCGGATGCTGACACGGCGGTAAATGGTGCCTGTCAATTCTGCTGGTCGTGCGCCGGAGCGGGGAAAGACTGGCAAACGGTTTACTTCGTGCCATACTTCGCGGCCCAGTTTTTTGGCTGCTGTTGGATTATCTTGAGCAATGAAGCCAAGGATATCTTCAAGCTGGGCGAGCGCGTGTTCAGCCCAGATTAATCGAGCCACCGCTTTAAACGTTGAGCTGCTTCTTCATTCGAAACCACCTTGCCTTCGCGGTAGTCCTGTTCTCCTCTTGCCAGCCCTTCAAGTAGTTCGAGGCGATCTTCGATCCGTTGGTATTCTGCGGCGGAAACGAGATAGGCGGCTGTTCGACCGGCTTCTGTAATGGCCACGGTTTCGTTGCTCTCGCTGACCTCCCGGAGTAAGCGGTTTGCTTCCTGGGCTAAGGCTGTGGCCCTTTCAAATTTCATTTCTCAAGCTCTATTTCAAGTCGCTCCTCCTGGCAATCGAGATCGCTTCAGATTTATACACGGGCGAAATTCTTTCCTTCATGGATGTTTCCCCTCCCCCTTGCTGCCGGGTGACTTTCGAGAGCACACCTTCGAGTAGCGGGGTCATCAGGTTGAGACGTTTGGCCTGGATGACGGCGTTCCAGAGCGGTTCGAATTTCTTCCAGCCGCTGGTGTAGAAGAAGTGCTTCAACTGGTGCTTGAGGGTGCCGTGGGAGAGGCTGGCTTCGAGGATGGAGCCCCAGCGGTAGAAATCGCGGTAGGCGAGGTCGTAACCGGTTTTCAGCTCGTGCGGTGTCATGCGGGTGGGCTGGAAAACGACGTGGCGCGTGTCGTAGAGGTCCCAGTTGTCGGACAGGAGGCGACCGGCCTGCTGCATCTTAGTGTAAAACGCGGTGCCGGGGTAAGGCGTGGCGATGTGGAAGGTGGCCGTGGTGATGCCCATTTTGACCGCCCAGTCGACCGTGCGCTGAAAGACGTCGGGGCCGTCCCCGTCGAGGCCGAAGACGAAGCTGCCGTTGATCATGATCCCGAGGTCGTGCAGGCGGTTGATGGCCTGGGCGTAATCGCGACCGAGGTTTTGACGCTTGTTGCTCTGCTGGAGATTGGCGAGGTCGAGGCTCTCGAAGCCGACGAAGATGCTGCGCAGCCCCGCTTCTGCCGCGCGCTCGATCAGATCGCCGGTCAGGATCGAATCGACCGTGGCCGCGCCCTGAAAGAGCCGCCCCATGCCCTGCATCCCGCTGAAAAGCTCGCGGGCGAAGCGCTGGTGCCCCAGCAGGTGGTCGTCGAGGAAGTAAAGGTGCCGCCCCGGGAGGCGCTCGATCTCCGCCAGCGCGTCGTCTACCGGCTGGGTATAGGACGACTTGCCGCCCGTGAAAAACGCATCCTTGTAGCAAAACTCGCAATGGTGTGGGCAGCCGCGGGTGACGACGATCGAGTTGGGCACGAGGTAGAGCCGCCGGTCGATCAGGTCGCGGCGGATCGGCGGCACGCCGTGTAACGAACGCGTGCGGGAGCGGTAGACCTTCTCCGGCTGGCCCGCGCGATAGTCGCGCAGGAAGCGCGGGAACGATTCCTCCGCCGGGCCGAGAAAAATCGCGTCGGCGTGGGCCTTGGCCTCTTCGGGCAACGAGGTGACATGCAGCCCGCCGAGGATTACATACACGCCCTTGCTCCGGTAGTGGTCGGCAATCCGGTAGGCGCGGTAGGCATTGGTGATGTAGACCTGGATGGCGACAATGTCGGGCCGGTCGTTGAGGTCCAGCGGCTGCACGTGCTGGTCGACGATCTGCGCCTCGTCGTCGGGCGAGAGGTAGGCGGCGAGGGTGGCGAGCCCCAGCGGCGGGAAGAGCGAGTATTTGATGGGCCGCCAGAAAGGGCTCTCGGCTTCCGTCAACGCGGGGAGGATGAACTTGATCTTCATGGTGGTGCGCCGTTTTGTTATCTGTATCGCAGATTAATTGCCATTAAAATCTGTGATGCAGATTATTTTTAGGATGCCTCGATCACTCCCAAGGCTTGGCAACTGCGCGGGCATGCGCACAGTGGTGGGTATGACTGACACGCCGCGTCCGCGCCGACGCGACACCACCCACGCCATTCCGCCGAGCAAACGCTGGCTGCTCTACCTGATCGCCTTTGTGGCCGATTGGTGGATGCGCAGCCTGCGGATCAAGATGGATGCGGAATCGCACCGGGTGTTTCGCGAGACTCCGGCGCCGGCCATTTTTGTGCTCTGGCACAACCGTTGCCTCATCAACCAGGAGATCTACCGCCGCTTCCGCAAGCCGCACGGGCACCGCCTCTGCGGGCTCGTCAGCCGCAGCAAAGACGGCGCGTGGCTGGCTGCGCTCTTCGAGCTATGGGGCACGCGCCCTGTGCGCGGCAGCACCAAGCGGGGCGGCACCGAGGCCGTGCGCGAGCTCGTGCGCGTGATCCGCGACGAAAAGCTCGATACGGGCATCACGGTCGACGGCCCCCGTGGTCCGCTCTATCACGTGCACCAGGGTGCGGCGCTCCTGACCGTGCTCACCCGCGCGCCCATCGTGCTGACGGGCATCCGCTACCATCAGTTTTTCCGCCTGCCCAGCTGGGACGCCTTCTTCGTGCCCCTGCCGTTCAGCAAAGTCACGCTGACGATGCGCGCGGTCGACAGCGTGACCGACACCTGGGGGCGCGACCGCGACGCCGTCGCCGCCGGAATGGAAGCCGCGCTCAAGGAAGTCTCTGCAGGGACGGACCCGAAGCGCGGGATCTAGCTGTTTCTGTGCGACCTCACGTTGCTTCCGTTTGCCATGATCGCTTTGGCGCTATTCGATGGTTTACGTCGGGCCGCATCCGGGTTTGTGTGGAAGGTGAGGATGCGAGAACAAGCAAGACAGGCGTTGGCGCGCCACTTCGGCTTTTCGGCCTTCCGCGCGCCGCAGGAGGATATCGTGACGGCTGTGCTGGAAAAGCGCGACGTGCTCGTCATCATGCCCACCGGCGGCGGCAAGAGCCTGTGCTATCAGCTGCCCGCGCTGCTGATGGAGGGGGTGACGGTGGTCGTGTCCCCGCTCATCGCCCTGATGAAAGACCAGGTGGACGCGCTGCAGGCCCGTGGCATCGCCGCTGCCATGATCAACAGCAGCCAGAGCTGGAACGACCAGCTCGCCATCCTCGACGACCTGCGCGAGGGGCGGCTGAAGCTGATCTACGTGGCCCCCGAGCGTTTCCGGGCCGAGAGCTTTCGCCGCGCGCTGCAGGGCATCCCGATCGCACGACTGGCAATTGACGAAGCGCACTGCCTTTCCCAATGGGGGCACGACTTCCGCCCGGATTACCTGCGGCTGGGCGAGGCCCGCAAGGCGATGGGCAACCCGCCTTGCCTCGCGCTGACCGCCACCGCTACGCCCGAGGTGCGTCGAGACATCCTCGACACGCTGGAGCTGAGCGAACCGGCGACCTATGTGGCGGGTTTCAGCCGCAAGAATCTCGCCTTCCGCATCAGCCGGGTGGAGAAGGACGAGCACAAGATGGTGCGGATCAAGAGCCTCGTGGAGGCCCACCGCACGGGCATTATTTATTGCGCCACCCGCAAGAGCACCGAGGCCGTCTCGGAGTGGCTCAACTGCGAGCATATCGACCACGTCGTCTACCACGGCGGCCTGAGCGACGACGCCCGCAGCCAGGCGCAAGAGCGCTTCCTGCGTCGCGAAGTGGGCGTGGCGGTCGCGACCAACGCCTTTGGCATGGGCATCGACCGGGCCGACGTGCGCTTTGTCTGTCACTACGAGCTGCCGGGCAGCATCGAAGCCTATTATCAGGAGGCGGGCCGCGCCGGTCGCGATGGCAAGGAGAGTGTGTGCGAGCTGCTTTTTCGCCCCAGCGACCGCCGGGTGCAGGAGTTTTTCCTCGATGGTGCCAACCCGCCACCCGCGCTCGTCCACCAGGTCTTTACGACCCTCAAGCTCCATGCCGACGACCAGGGCGAAGTGCTGCTCTCCATCGACGACCTCACGGCAAAGGTCGGGCCCGGCACCAACCCGATGGGCGTGGGCACCAGCCTCGGTCTTTTGACCCGGTCGGGCGTGATCGAGCGCTTCGACGTGGCAGGCCAGCGCATCCGGGGCACGCGGTTGAAAAACCCGGGTATGAAGGCACGCGAATTGCCGCTCGATACCCCGGCGATGGATGAAAAGCGCCGCCGCGATTACCAGAAGCTGGAGCGCATGATCGACCTGTGCCACGCGCCGGGCTGTCGCCAGCAGGCGATCCTGCGCTACTTTGGCGAGCAGTCGGGCGAGACCTGCGGCAAGTGCGACCGCTGCGCCCGCCGTTCCGGTTCCGACCTGCGCGAGGGCAACGCCGAGGAGGTGCTGCAGCTACGCAAGGCATTGAGCGGGGTTGCGCGCATGAGCCGTCGCGAGGACACCTACAGCTTTATCCCGCGCTTTGGCCGCACGAAGATCATGGCCTGCCTGCGTGGCAGCGAGCGCGAGGATCTCAAGGAGGCCGGCCTGCACGAGCTTTCGACCTACGGGCTGCTCAAGGACATGCCGCAGGCCCACCTGCGCGCGCTGTTCGACGAGATGGAGGCATCGGGCCTGATCGAGACCAGCGGCGACGAATACCGCCTCGTCGGCCTGACCGAGCTGGGCGCGCGCGTCATGCTCGACGGTGACACCGTGAAGCTGCGTTGGCCCGCCACCGCCGCCAGCCCCTCGGGGGAAGACGAGATCGACTACGACCGCCACCTCTACGACGAGCTGGTACGCCTGCGCAACCAGATGGCCCGCGAGCGCAAGAACGCCCCCGCCTATACCATCTTTCCCAACCGCGTGCTCAAGCACCTCGCGGCCAAAAAGCCGCAAACGGCCGCCGAGGCCCAGGAGCTGCCCGGTATCGGCCCCGCCAAAGCCAAGAGCATTCTCCCGCGCTTCCTCAAAGTGATCCAGGCCCATGCGCGCGGCGGAGCCGTGGCGTAGGAGGGAAGCAATCCCATTCCTGCAGGAAACGGAAGCACCAAGGGTGGATGGGCCCCAACCTGATCTTGATTGGGTGCCAAGACTCCCAAAAAATGGAGTTCAGCTCCATTTTGTTGCCTGCTTTACAATCCAGATCGGCGCAGAGCGCCGCACTCCATCGCGCGGTGGAAGGTAGCTACCTTAAATAACCTCTCAGGATAGAGAGTGTCGGCTCCCGTTTCTTTCTTCAACCCGCTACTCGCCCCAGCCGAGGGGCTCGGTGTCGAGGATCTTGCGGGCGAGCTCGTCGAGTGCGTCGGGAGAGAGCTGGTAAATGGCGTCGGGGAGGTTTTGACGCGAAACGAGCAGGCTGGATGCGTCGACGCGGGCTTCGTGCAGCACTTCTTCGCTCACGGCGTCGCGCCAGACGATGTCGGCCTGCACGGCCAGCTCAAAAGTCAGGTCGCGCCCGGTGTCTTCGGGCAGGCTGGCGCGCGGGGTGGGCACGGCCTGGATCAGTGTCACTTCGAGCACGTAGTCGGCGACATCGAGGTCGCCCGAAAGCTTATGCCCGGGGCGGTTGATCAGGCGCTCTTCGAGGCGCAAAGTCAGGGTGGGTGAGGCCAAGGGCAGGCCGCTCTGGTTGACCACCGGCTCGATATAGACGTGGCTGATCTCCTGACGCTGGCCGGCGGCTGCCGTGCCCCATTGGTAATGCTGGCAGCCGGTAAGCGCGGCGAGGCTCAGGCAGAGTCCCAGGGAGGTGAAGCGCAGGAGGCTCATTCGACGCGGGCGGCATCGCCTTCGGCAGCCGAAGCGGCCGGGCTGTCCGGAAGGTTGTCGACCGGGCCGGCTTCGACCGGCTGGGAAACCGTTTCACCAGCAGGGGTGTCGGGCTCGGGTTCGCCTTCTTCGGCGCGGATTTCGGCGATGCGGGCGAGCAGTTCGCGCGCTTCCTGGGCGGCTTCGGAATCGGGCGCGAGGGTGATGGCCTCGTTCAGGAAGATGGAGGCGGCGGTGTAGTCGTCGCGGTAGCGGAAGAAGTAGCGGCCCAGCACGAGCTTGCTGCGGGCGTTGAGGTCGAGCATCTCTTCGAGGCCCTGCTCGGCCTGGGAGACTTCGTTCTCGTTGGGGAAAAGGATCAGGTAATCGCGGTAGTAGTTGATCGCTTCGCGGGTCGCGCCTTGGTCGTAGAGCGCACCGGAGGTCTCGGCGGCGAAGGTGGTGGCCAGTTCGAGGTAGGCGTCGTCGGTCAGCTGCCCGTTGGGGTAGAGGTTGATCATGCGGTCGAGCGCGTCCACCGCCTGGATCGTCTTGCCATTATACTGGTAGATCCGGGCCATGTTCATCAACGCCAGCGGGGCAAACTCGCTGTAGGGGGCGTTGAGCACGATCATCTCGAAGTGCGCAGCCGAGGTATTGTACTTCTTGTAGGGGAAGACGAAGAGGAAGCTCAGGCCCTTGCCCTCGGCTTCGGCCAGGGCGATCTCGAACTGCAGACGGATGACTTCGTTGAAGTGCGGATATTCCGGGTAGCGCCCGATGATCTGCTGCAGGGCCTCGAAGGCCGGAGTGTATTTGGCGTCTTCGTAGCGGGCGCGGCCACGCAGGAAGAGCGCCTGAGCGGCGTAGGAGGAAAGGGGGTAGCGGCGGGCGAGGCGCTTCGTCAGGTCGGCCGCTTCGTCGAAGTCTCCCTTGTCAAACTCACGCTGAGCGCGTTCGAAGAGTGGGCGAGCGGCAATATCCTGCTCATCCGCGCTCATCTGGGCGGGTTCGATGCCACGATCGAAGGGGTTCCACCAGGCAGCGTGGGTGTTGGGGGTAAGGGTGGCGGCGGCCAGCCCAAGGAGGGAGATCAGACGGAATCGCACCATGACGGATTTTAGAACCACTTTGCGAGCGTTGCGCCCCAGGTCAAGCCCCCGCCAAAGGCCACCATCAGCAGATAGTCGCCTTTTTGCAGGCGGCCAGCGCGGCGGGCTTCGTCGAGTGCGAGCGGGATGGAGGCGGAGGAGGTGTTGCCGTAGCGGTCGAGGTTAATGACGATACGGTCCATCGAGACGTTCATTCTTTCGGCCATCGCCTCGATGATGCGGGTATTGGCTTGGTGGGGCACAAAGAGTTTGAGCTGTTCGGCCGAGACGCCGTGGGCAGCCATCAGGTCTTGCGAGATCTGGCCCATCACGCGCACGGCGTGTTTGAAGACTTCGCGCCCGTTCATGTAGATCGTGTCGGGCGCAAACTCGAGATCGACCGGCCAGGTGGGGGCCTGGGTGGGCATCATGGGCACGCACAGGATGTGGTTTTCATTCCCGTCGGCACCCAAGCGGGTTTCGAGCAGGCCATAGCCCGGCTCGTCTTCGAGGCCGAGCACGACGGCCCCGGCGCCGTCGCCAAAGAGCACGCAGGTGGTCCGGTCTTTCCAGTTGAGGATGCGCGACATGACGTCGGCACCGATCACGAGGGCGCGGCGGTGCCCATGGCGGCGCATCAGCGCGTCGGCCACATCGAGCACGTAAGGGAACCCGGCGCAGGCCGCCTCCAGGTCCATTGCCGGGCAAGGTTTGATGCCCAGTTGCCGCTGCACAATGGTCGCCACGTTGGGGAAGGCCATGTCGGGCGTGCAAGTGCCCACGACAATCAGGTCGATGTCCTGTGCGGCTACCCCGGCATTGGCCAAGGCGTTGCGCGCGGCCTCGGTGGCCAGGACGGAGGTGGTTTCATGCTCAGCGGCGATCCGGCGCTCACGGATACCCGTCCGTGGACGGATCCAGGCATCAGAGGTATCGACAAACTGGGCGAGATCGTCGTTGGTCATCACACGGGCGGGGGCGTAGCTCCCCGTGCCGAGGATGACGACCGACTTGTTCCAGGCACTGCTCATCTCGGAAAAAGGTCAGCAAGATCGCTTTGCCGCCACCTGTCAAGGAGGCAGGCAGGCGGGGGTGGGCAAGAGGCGCGCTCGGGTGAGGCGCGCATTACGCTTCCGACGGGGCGGGAGCGGCTTTCAGGCGCTCATTGGCCCAGAGCACATCGTTGTGCACGTGGGAGATCAGCTTGCGCTCGACCACTTGGGCGGCGATGCGGATGGCGTTGGCGATGGCTTCGCGGCTGCTGCTGCCGTGGGCTTTGAGCACGGTGCCGCGCAGGCCGAGCAGGGGGGCGCCGCCGTAGCGTTCGGGGCTGAGGCGGTGCTTCATGCGGCTGATGGCAGGCTTGAGGAGCAGGCCGCCGATGGCGGTCAAGGGCTGGGCCTTGGCCTCCTGCTTCAGCACGCGGTTGATCATCTTGTAGAGCGCCTCGCTCGATTTGAGGACGACGTTGCCGGTAAAGCCGTCGGTCACGACCACGTCCACCTCGCCATTGAAGAGGTGGAAGCCTTCGATCAGGCCTACGTAGTTGAGGCGGTCGTCCTGTGCGGCGAGGAATTTCAGCAACTCGTGGGTGCGGGAGGTCAGCTCCGTCCCCTTGCCTTCTTCGGTGCCGATGCTGAGCAAGCCGATGCGGGGCTTTTCGATGCTCAGGGCGTCGCGGGCGTAGGCATTGCCCATCAGGGCGTAGTGCACCAGGTGCTCGGGCTTGGCCATGGGGTTGGCACCAGCATCGAGCAAGAGAAAGTGGCCGTTTTCGGAGGGCCAGACGGTGGCCAGCGCAGCGCGGTCGACTCCATCCAGCGTGCGCAGGCGCAGTTGGCCGGCGGCCATCAGGGCTCCGGTGTTGCCGCACGAGATGCCTGCCTGGCAAGTGCCGTCGCGCACCAGCTCGACGGTGCGAACGAGCGAGGCGTCTTTTTTCTGCCGGATGGCCTGCAGCGGCTTGTCCGACATTTCCACCACCTGCGAGGCGTGGAAGATCTGCACCCGCGAGTCGTTGGCAAGGCCGGCACCCTTGAGCGCCTCCTGGATTTGGGCTTCGTCGCCGACGATCACCACGCCGTCGAGCGCTTCACCTTTTTTGATGGCTTCGGCCGCACCTGCGACCATTTCCTGCACGCCGAGGTCGGCGCCCATGGCGTCCAGTGCGATGGTTCGGGCTGAATCCCCCATAATCGGGCAAAAGAAAGCCGGTCTGAGTGAGACCGGCAAGCTTGTAAAAAGTGACTCCTGAAACCGAGATCGACTAGATCTGGTCGACCTCGATGATCTGACGGCCGCGGTACATCCCGTTGACCGGGTTCACGCGGTGCGGGCGGAAGGCGGAGCCGTCGGTCGGGTCCTTGGCCAGTTGGGGCGCGGTGTAGCGGTTGCCGCCGCGGCGGGTGCGGGAGCGCTGCTTGGAGGTCTTGCGTTTCGGCTGGGCCATGGTCTTGGAAAGTCTTTAGAGATTAAAGAAAAGGAAAGAAAAAATGCCTCCCCGCACTCCCTGTCAAGCGGGAAAATAGGTACGGGCGGAGGGAAATCGGGTTGAACAGAAGGAAACGAAGTAAACGAAGGAGTTTTGGAAAAAGGAATTCTGAACAGAAGAACGCGAAGAGCGCAAAGCGTGCTTAAAAAACAAAGCTGCCGCACCGGACCTTCGTGTTCTTTGCGTTCTTCTGTTAAAGAAAACTCTTCGTTTCCTTCTGTGAACCCCCTTCTTTTCTATCCGGCGATGAGGCCGAAGTAGACGACCACGACCAGCGTGAGACCGAGGCGGTACCAGGCGAAGACGCTCAGGCCGTGGCGGCTGAGGTAGGAGACGAGCCACTTCACGGCGAAGGCGGCGAAGAGCATCGCCACGATGCAGCCAAAGAGCACCGGCCCGAGGTCGAGCACGCGCATCATGTCGGCCCCGTCCTGGACGGTCTTGTAGGCGGCGGCGGCGGTCAGGGTGATGAGGCCGAGCAGGAAGCTGAATTCGGCGGCGCGTGCCGGGGAGAGGCCGACCACGTAGCCGCCGACGATGGTCATCATGCTGCGGCTGGTGCCGGGCCACATGGCAACGCACTGGAGGAAGCCGATGGTCAGGCTCTGCAACAGGGCGAGGTCGGGCAGGTCGGGGCCGCTGTCGGGTTTCATCTCGCCATGACGGCGGCGGCGCCATCTTTCGACCCCGAACATCAGCAGCGAGCCCGCGAAGAGGGCAACCGCTACCGGCCAGACGCCGAAGAGGTAGGCCTCGATCACGTCATTGAAAAGCAGGCCGAGCACGGCGGCGGGCAGGAAGGCCACCCCGAGGTTGAGGGCGAGGCGGAAGCCGCGAAAATTCTCCTCCGGGTCGCCGATGCGCACGCCAAAGTGGCCCAGCGCCCAGCAAACGCTGCCCTTGGAGGCGTGCCAGATGCGCCGCCAGTAGATCAGCAGCACGGCGGCGATGGCCCCCCCCTGGATCACGATCGCATAAGCGTCGGCGGCCTGCTTCAAGGTATAGGGCTCGCCCGCGCTGTCGACGATCTGGGCACCCGTGTCGTCATACATCACATCCTGCAAATCGAGGCCCAGCCAGGCATTGGTCAGCAGCAGGTGCCCGGTGGAGGAGACGGGCAGATACTCCGTCAAGCCCTCGACCGCGCCGAGGATCAAGGCATCCATATACGTCAACTGCCGGGAGTCGTCCGCCATCACGTCGGGCGGGGTTTCCTCGGGGGCAGTCTCCGCCTGGGCGGCAAGAGGGCATATGAAGGCAACTAGAGCGAAAACCAGAGCGAAGAGGCGAGCCATGCGCTGCAGGGAAGCGCCTGTTTGGCGATGGCGCAACCTCGTAGTGGGCTTTTCGCTTGTCCCCCAGCGCATAGGGCAGTAATCCATGCGCGAAATGGATATGTTGCTCGAGCTGACCCAACAGGTGCGGCAGGGAGTCGACCTCGAACGCGCGCAAGTGGCGGCTGTCGCCCAGGCCTTGGCCTCGGCCGACGCCGATGCGCGCCAGAAGGAAGACTTCCTCGCTGCCCTGCACGCCAAGGGAGAGACGGTGGCTGAGATCACCGCTTTCGCTGGCGCCTTCCGTGAGATGGCGCTGGACCCTGGGCTGGAGTCGTGGCGAGAGCGCGGCATCGACATCGTGGGCACCGGCGGTAGCGGCATTGGCGGCTACAACATCTCCAGCGTGTCCGCTATCGTGACGGCGGCGGCGGGCGTGCCCGTGCTCAAGCACGGTGGGCGGGCGGTGACCTCCAAGAGCGGTGCGGCGGATTTCTTGACCGTGCTCGGCCTGCCCATCCAGTCCGACCCGGCGAAGCTGCAGGCCTCGGTCGAGCAGCTCAATTTCTGCTTCTTTTTCGCCCCGGCCTTCCATCCGGCGTTCAAGGAAATCGTGCCGGTGCGCAAGGCTTTGGCCGCCAAAGGCCAGCGTACGATCTTCAACATCCTCGGGCCGCTGATCAACCCCGCCCGCCCGCAGCGCCAGTTGCTTGGCGTCAGCCGGGCCGACCTGATCGAGCCTTTGGCCGATGCGCTGACCATTCTGGGCCTTACGCGCGGCTATGCCGTGGGCTCTCGCGTGGTGGGCGACAAGATCATGGATGAATTTTCCACTGCCGGCGACAACCTCGTGGCCGGAATTGGACAGCTGAAGGATCAGCGCGGCACCTGGACCCCGGAGGAGCAAGGTTTTGCCCGCGCGGAACTGGAAGAGCTTTGTGGGGGCACGCCGGAGGAAAATCTCGTGCTCTTCCAGCAAATCCTCGACGGCCAGGGCCGCCCGGGATTGATCGACACGATTTGCCATAACGCCGGGGCTGCATTATTTATCGCCGAGGCAGTTCCCAACTTGCCCGAAGGATACGCCCTAGCCCGAGAGTTGCTGCTGGGAGGGAAGGTCGCCGCGTGGGTGGCCAAGGCACAGGCTTTTTACAGAGAACTCGTATGAAGTATTTTGGTACAGACGGAATCCGCGGAGCAGCCGACAGCGAGCTGCTTGCCCCCGCCTTCGTGCGCCGCTTTGGTCGCGCGCTGGCCCTGCATTTGCGTGACCAGCACCCGCACGGGTTGATCCACGTGGTGGTGGGTCGCGATCCGCGCGCCTCGGGGCATGCAATCTCTCAGGCGCTCATGCAG
This genomic stretch from Verrucomicrobiota bacterium JB022 harbors:
- a CDS encoding undecaprenyl-diphosphate phosphatase; the protein is MARLFALVFALVAFICPLAAQAETAPEETPPDVMADDSRQLTYMDALILGAVEGLTEYLPVSSTGHLLLTNAWLGLDLQDVMYDDTGAQIVDSAGEPYTLKQAADAYAIVIQGGAIAAVLLIYWRRIWHASKGSVCWALGHFGVRIGDPEENFRGFRLALNLGVAFLPAAVLGLLFNDVIEAYLFGVWPVAVALFAGSLLMFGVERWRRRRHGEMKPDSGPDLPDLALLQSLTIGFLQCVAMWPGTSRSMMTIVGGYVVGLSPARAAEFSFLLGLITLTAAAAYKTVQDGADMMRVLDLGPVLFGCIVAMLFAAFAVKWLVSYLSRHGLSVFAWYRLGLTLVVVVYFGLIAG
- the trpD gene encoding anthranilate phosphoribosyltransferase; the encoded protein is MDMLLELTQQVRQGVDLERAQVAAVAQALASADADARQKEDFLAALHAKGETVAEITAFAGAFREMALDPGLESWRERGIDIVGTGGSGIGGYNISSVSAIVTAAAGVPVLKHGGRAVTSKSGAADFLTVLGLPIQSDPAKLQASVEQLNFCFFFAPAFHPAFKEIVPVRKALAAKGQRTIFNILGPLINPARPQRQLLGVSRADLIEPLADALTILGLTRGYAVGSRVVGDKIMDEFSTAGDNLVAGIGQLKDQRGTWTPEEQGFARAELEELCGGTPEENLVLFQQILDGQGRPGLIDTICHNAGAALFIAEAVPNLPEGYALARELLLGGKVAAWVAKAQAFYRELV